A window of Garra rufa chromosome 16, GarRuf1.0, whole genome shotgun sequence contains these coding sequences:
- the prss23 gene encoding serine protease 23 produces the protein MVPNRRLGLAHPCCIGLLFLLLLPSSVSVREPRHQSQVHLPSLIPHATLPLSRSRFSAKTQLDFTTHCNESCYHKVEDTDKEHLAFETLYSDGSRTLTTVDLEENDTELPFTQPRVTTLRRKRLKRQIYGSDGRFNIRGDHFLLDYPFSTAVRISTGCTGVLVSQQHVLTAAHCVHDGKDYVKGAKKLRVGFLIPPSVNNTRPGQAPAKKPLVRWVRVKRTRVPKGWIQGPQEVSMDFDYALLELRWPHRRPYMRLAVAPTSDNLAGKRIHFSGFDSDRPGELVYRFCPVEDESNDLIYQHCDARPGASGSGVYGRVWDDTLERWERKVIGIFSGHQWLEINGENRDYNVAVRFTPLKFAQICYWVHGNKVDCSQD, from the coding sequence ATGGTGCCTAATCGGAGATTGGGTCTGGCCCATCCTTGCTGTATTGGCCTGCTGTTCCTTCTCCTCCTGCCCAGCTCGGTTTCTGTGAGAGAACCTCGCCACCAGTCCCAAGTCCACCTCCCCTCGCTGATACCTCACGCCACCCTGCCGCTGTCCCGCTCCCGCTTCAGCGCCAAAACTCAGCTAGACTTCACTACTCACTGCAACGAGAGCTGCTACCACAAAGTAGAAGACACAGATAAAGAACACCTAGCCTTCGAAACTCTTTATTCCGACGGCTCGCGAACTTTAACCACTGTAGACCTGGAAGAAAACGACACTGAACTTCCTTTCACGCAGCCCAGAGTAACCACTCTCAGACGGAAGCGGCTAAAACGCCAGATCTATGGGTCAGATGGGCGCTTTAACATCCGGGGTGACCACTTCCTTCTGGACTACCCGTTCTCCACTGCCGTCCGCATCTCCACCGGCTGCACTGGGGTTCTGGTGTCCCAGCAGCATGTACTGACCGCAGCTCACTGCGTGCATGATGGGAAGGATTACGTCAAGGGAGCGAAGAAGCTCCGCGTGGGCTTTCTAATCCCTCCGTCTGTTAACAATACGAGGCCAGGTCAGGCTCCCGCAAAGAAACCTTTGGTGCGCTGGGTAAGAGTGAAACGCACACGTGTTCCTAAAGGCTGGATTCAAGGTCCTCAAGAAGTCAGCATGGATTTTGACTATGCACTTCTAGAGTTGCGTTGGCCTCACCGGCGTCCCTACATGCGGCTGGCTGTGGCACCCACCTCAGACAATTTAGCTGGTAAACGCATCCACTTCTCTGGATTCGATAGTGACCGGCCTGGGGAACTGGTGTATCGCTTTTGTCCGGTGGAGGATGAATCCAACGATTTGATTTATCAGCATTGTGACGCCCGCCCTGGTGCGAGTGGCTCTGGTGTTTATGGACGCGTGTGGGACGATACACTAGAGCGCTGGGAGCGCAAGGTCATTGGGATCTTCTCAGGCCACCAGTGGCTGGAAATCAACGGTGAGAATCGCGACTACAACGTCGCTGTTCGCTTCACTCCATTGAAGTTTGCTCAGATCTGTTACTGGGTTCATGGAAATAAGGTGGACTGCAGTCAGGACTGA